A stretch of Bombus vancouverensis nearcticus chromosome 13, iyBomVanc1_principal, whole genome shotgun sequence DNA encodes these proteins:
- the Pex10 gene encoding peroxisomal biogenesis factor 10 encodes MEVKKRIRKLKIASQAEILRSHQRDDDFVKYLREKIADVLQILERRIGLLPLIHSDIPFKLIYFFFTSGLGNQTLGEEYTGIVQANLDAQKVPSIYARVLAVILECLGEKALIRLLKRLELSVNHPHSKLTPAAAIFLNSFITKMYTMIPIFILVHKGLFYMFGHYYSLGKRIARVDYAKVYGHRPTDTISWGLKLLGIATLAQCALKIWQSKDSESPFNKYLTVTEKHSKLMCQLCLEKVPTTTTPCGHLFCWFCLTDWLNTKPQCPLCREHVVPTRIVHVMNL; translated from the exons ATGGAAGTAAAGAAAAGAATTCGAAAGTTAAAAATTGCGAGTCAAGCCGAAATTCTACGATCACATCAGAGGGACGATGACTTTGTTAAATATCTACGAGAAAAGATCGCGGATGTTCTACAAATTCTTGAAAGGCGAATTGGCTTGCTACCCCTGATACACTCAGACATTCCATTCAagttaatttatttcttttttacctCGGGATTGGGGAACCAGACGTTAGGAGAAGAATACACTGGAATTGTGCAGGCCAACTTAGATGCTCAAAAAGTTCcatctatatat GCAAGGGTACTGGCAGTAATTTTAGAATGCCTTGGAGAGAAAGCATTGATAAGATTACTAAAAAGATTAGAATTATCAGTCAATCATCCTCATAGTAAATTAACTCCTGCagctgcaatatttttaaactcTTTCATAACAAAAATGTATACTATGATACCTATTTTCATATTAGTGCACAAGGGACTATTTTATATGTTTGGTCACTATTATAGTTTGGGCAAAAGAATAGCACGAGTAGATTATGCAAAG gTATATGGTCATCGGCCTACTGATACTATCAGTTGGGGATTAAAATTATTAGGAATTGCTACGCTTGCACAGTGTGCGCTAAAGATCTGGCAAAGCAAGGACAGTGAAAGCCcttttaataaatacttaacaGTCACTGAGAAACATAGTAAGCTGATGTGCCAGTTGTGCCTTGAAAAAGTGCCAACAACTACCACACCCTGTGGTCATTTGTTTTGTTGGTTTTGCCTTACTGATTGGTTGAATACTAAACCACAGTGTCCACTCTGTAGAGAACATGTTGTACCTACTAGAATAGTGCATGTAatgaatttgtaa